The following coding sequences are from one Bradyrhizobium sp. 200 window:
- the queG gene encoding tRNA epoxyqueuosine(34) reductase QueG, protein MAGGRAGIADLRRPRLLSKAVKLSADDLKAALKREAETLGFDCIGVTGPDGIGEAGKHFQKFLDAGAHGEMDWLAAQPERRMDPRVLWPGVRSIIMLGVNYGPAEDPLSLLAKRTRGAISAYAQGDDYHDVIKKRLKTLARWLVAASGEEVKVFIDTAAVMEKPLAQAAGLGWQGKHTNLVSREFGSWLFLGAIFSAAKLPRDSADHDHCGSCNACQEICPTAAFPAPYKLDARRCISYLTIENKGPIPHEFRKSIGNRIYGCDDCLAVCPWNKFAQEGREAKLAARAELRAPSLVELVRLDDAAFRALFSKSPVKRIGRDRFVRNVLIAIGNADDAALAPEAERLLDDASPLVRGAAVWALSQLMERRRFETLAAKASKSEADESVQQEWLRAS, encoded by the coding sequence ATGGCTGGCGGGCGTGCCGGCATCGCGGACCTACGTAGACCTCGACTTCTGAGCAAGGCCGTCAAACTTTCCGCTGATGACCTGAAGGCCGCGCTCAAGCGCGAGGCGGAGACGCTCGGTTTCGATTGCATTGGCGTCACCGGCCCGGACGGGATCGGCGAAGCCGGAAAACATTTCCAGAAATTCCTCGATGCCGGCGCGCATGGCGAGATGGACTGGCTCGCGGCGCAGCCCGAACGGCGGATGGATCCGCGCGTGCTGTGGCCCGGCGTGCGCTCGATCATCATGCTCGGCGTCAACTATGGGCCGGCGGAAGATCCGCTCTCGCTTCTCGCGAAGCGCACGCGCGGCGCGATCTCCGCCTATGCGCAGGGCGACGACTATCACGACGTCATCAAGAAGCGCCTGAAGACGCTGGCACGGTGGCTGGTGGCGGCATCTGGCGAAGAGGTGAAGGTGTTCATCGACACCGCTGCCGTGATGGAAAAACCGCTGGCGCAGGCGGCGGGACTGGGCTGGCAGGGCAAGCACACCAACCTCGTCTCGCGCGAATTCGGCTCGTGGCTGTTTCTCGGCGCGATCTTCAGCGCCGCCAAACTGCCGCGCGATTCGGCCGACCACGATCATTGCGGCTCCTGCAATGCCTGCCAGGAGATCTGCCCAACCGCGGCGTTCCCGGCGCCCTACAAGCTCGATGCGCGGCGCTGCATTTCGTACCTCACGATCGAGAACAAGGGGCCGATCCCGCACGAATTTCGCAAGAGCATCGGCAACCGCATCTATGGCTGCGACGATTGCCTCGCCGTGTGCCCGTGGAACAAGTTCGCGCAGGAAGGTCGCGAAGCGAAGCTCGCCGCGCGCGCGGAATTGCGCGCGCCTTCGCTTGTCGAGCTGGTGCGGCTCGACGACGCCGCATTCCGTGCGCTGTTTTCGAAATCGCCGGTCAAGCGCATCGGCCGCGACCGTTTTGTCCGCAATGTGCTGATCGCGATCGGCAACGCCGATGATGCGGCGCTGGCGCCCGAGGCCGAGCGCCTGCTGGACGATGCAAGCCCGCTGGTGCGCGGTGCGGCGGTGTGGGCGCTGTCGCAGTTGATGGAGCGGAGGAGATTCGAGACGCTGGCGGCGAAGGCTTCAAAGAGCGAAGCAGATGAAAGTGTGCAGCAGGAATGGCTGCGAGCCTCGTAA
- a CDS encoding nuclear transport factor 2 family protein yields the protein MNTSTMLRAFCDAVEQRNGKAFSDLFTEDGVYHDVFYGAFEGREKIAGLIDDWFYRTATDFRWDMHDPVSDGHTLYARYTFSYRSTLPEAEGARAMFEGVAIMRLRDGKITEYHEVANTAPAFVDIKFAPERIAKIVAKQGAALKARPEMKRHLAE from the coding sequence ATGAACACGTCCACCATGCTCCGCGCCTTCTGCGACGCTGTCGAGCAGCGCAACGGCAAGGCTTTCTCGGACCTGTTCACGGAAGACGGCGTCTATCACGACGTGTTCTACGGCGCGTTCGAAGGCCGCGAGAAAATCGCTGGGCTGATCGACGACTGGTTCTACCGCACGGCCACTGATTTTCGCTGGGACATGCATGACCCCGTCAGCGACGGCCATACGCTCTACGCGCGCTACACGTTCAGCTACCGCTCGACGCTGCCGGAGGCGGAAGGAGCGCGCGCGATGTTCGAGGGCGTCGCGATCATGCGGCTGCGCGATGGCAAGATCACGGAGTACCACGAGGTCGCCAACACGGCGCCGGCCTTCGTCGACATCAAGTTTGCGCCCGAGCGCATCGCCAAGATCGTTGCCAAGCAGGGCGCGGCGCTGAAGGCGCGGCCGGAGATGAAGCGGCATCTGGCGGAGTGA
- a CDS encoding alpha/beta hydrolase, translating into MTNSAPIEQEPTFIEVGDGSGGRRIAVRARAGGVPGLFWLGGFNSDMRGTKALALDAWAAEHGRACIRFDYSGHGESGGAFIDGTIGRWLEEAIAVFEQFCRGPQVVIGSSMGGWMALLLARAIAKREAAGAALAGLVLIAPAPDFTEQLMWNAFSDEVREEIRTKGVWMRPSEYGDGTPYPITRALIEEGRNHLLLGSAIEVGCPVRILQGAQDPDVPWQHAFALAHRLPAEDVVLTMIQDGDHRLSRPQDIARIMAAVAEMG; encoded by the coding sequence ATGACCAATTCAGCACCAATCGAGCAGGAACCGACCTTTATCGAGGTCGGGGATGGCAGTGGCGGCCGCCGGATCGCCGTGCGCGCCCGTGCCGGCGGCGTACCCGGGCTGTTCTGGCTCGGCGGCTTCAATTCCGACATGAGGGGCACCAAGGCGCTGGCGCTGGACGCCTGGGCCGCGGAACACGGCCGCGCCTGTATCAGGTTCGATTATTCCGGCCATGGCGAATCGGGCGGCGCTTTCATCGACGGCACCATCGGACGCTGGCTGGAAGAGGCCATCGCCGTGTTCGAGCAGTTCTGCCGGGGGCCGCAGGTCGTGATCGGCTCGTCGATGGGCGGCTGGATGGCGCTGCTGCTGGCGCGGGCCATCGCCAAACGCGAGGCGGCAGGGGCTGCGCTCGCCGGTCTGGTGCTGATCGCGCCGGCGCCCGACTTCACCGAGCAATTGATGTGGAACGCCTTCTCCGACGAGGTCCGCGAGGAGATCAGGACCAAGGGTGTGTGGATGCGGCCGTCGGAGTATGGCGACGGCACGCCCTATCCGATCACGCGCGCGCTGATCGAGGAGGGCCGCAACCATCTCCTGCTCGGCAGCGCCATCGAAGTCGGATGCCCGGTTCGCATTCTGCAAGGCGCGCAGGACCCTGATGTGCCCTGGCAGCATGCCTTCGCGCTGGCCCACCGGCTGCCGGCCGAGGACGTGGTGCTGACCATGATCCAGGACGGCGACCACCGCCTGTCGCGCCCGCAGGACATCGCAAGGATCATGGCGGCGGTAGCGGAGATGGGGTGA
- the infC gene encoding translation initiation factor IF-3, whose product MRRPNRAPPAATKDGPRTNDDIRNAQIQLIDQTGLNHGTVETVVAIKMALEAGMDLVEISPNNNPPVCKIMDYGKFKYSAQKKAAEARKKQKIVEIKEIKLRPMIDDHDYDVKMRAMQRFFEEGDKVKITLRYRGREMAHQEIGTKLLDKVKADVAEFAKVEQDARFEGRQVVMVLAPR is encoded by the coding sequence ATTCGCCGTCCCAACAGAGCCCCGCCCGCTGCAACCAAAGACGGGCCGCGCACCAATGATGATATCCGTAACGCGCAGATCCAACTGATCGATCAGACCGGCCTCAACCACGGAACAGTCGAGACCGTGGTCGCCATCAAGATGGCCCTCGAGGCGGGCATGGATCTTGTCGAGATTTCGCCGAACAACAATCCTCCCGTTTGCAAGATTATGGACTACGGGAAGTTCAAGTATTCGGCACAGAAGAAAGCGGCTGAAGCCCGCAAGAAGCAGAAGATCGTCGAGATCAAGGAGATCAAGCTGCGGCCGATGATCGACGATCACGATTACGACGTGAAGATGCGCGCGATGCAGCGGTTCTTCGAGGAAGGCGACAAGGTCAAGATCACCTTGCGCTACCGGGGCCGCGAAATGGCGCACCAGGAAATCGGCACCAAGCTGCTGGACAAGGTCAAGGCCGACGTCGCCGAGTTCGCCAAGGTCGAGCAGGACGCGCGTTTCGAAGGCCGCCAGGTCGTGATGGTGCTGGCGCCGCGCTGA
- the rpmI gene encoding 50S ribosomal protein L35 produces the protein MPKLKTKSGAKKRFKVTATGKVMHAQRGKRHGMIKRTKKQIRQLRGTRVLFKTDGDNVKKYFLPNA, from the coding sequence ATGCCCAAGCTGAAGACCAAGTCAGGCGCTAAAAAGCGCTTCAAGGTGACTGCCACCGGCAAAGTGATGCACGCCCAGCGCGGCAAGCGCCACGGCATGATCAAGCGGACGAAGAAGCAGATTCGTCAGCTCCGCGGCACCCGCGTGCTGTTCAAGACCGACGGCGACAACGTCAAGAAGTACTTCTTGCCGAACGCCTGA
- the rplT gene encoding 50S ribosomal protein L20, with the protein MSRVKRGVTSHARHKKVYKAAKGFRGRRKNTIRAAKAAVEKAGQYAFRDRKRKKRTFRALWIQRLNAAVRPFGMTYSVFINGLSKSGITVDRKVLSDLAINEPAAFQAIAEKAKAALAA; encoded by the coding sequence ATGTCTCGCGTCAAACGCGGTGTGACCTCTCACGCCAGGCACAAGAAAGTCTACAAGGCCGCCAAGGGTTTCCGCGGCCGCCGCAAGAACACCATCCGCGCGGCGAAAGCCGCCGTCGAGAAGGCCGGCCAATATGCCTTCCGCGACCGCAAGCGCAAGAAGCGCACTTTCCGCGCGCTCTGGATCCAGCGTCTGAACGCGGCCGTGCGCCCGTTCGGCATGACCTACAGCGTCTTCATCAACGGCCTGTCAAAGTCGGGCATCACGGTCGACCGCAAGGTGTTGTCGGATCTCGCCATCAACGAGCCGGCAGCGTTCCAGGCGATCGCAGAGAAGGCCAAGGCCGCGCTCGCGGCGTAA
- the pheS gene encoding phenylalanine--tRNA ligase subunit alpha, whose protein sequence is MTDLAQLESHILTDIAAARDETALEAVRVAALGKKGSISALLATLGKMSPEERKTQGAAINLAKDKVTQALSARRDILKSAALDARLASETIDVTLPLREAPAEAGRIHPLSQVFEEVNTIFADMGFAIAEGPDIETDDYNFTKLNFPEGHPAREMHDTFFFNPKEDGSRMLLRTHTSPVQVRTMLSQKPPIRVVCPGRTYRIDSDATHTPQFHQVEGLVIDKGSHLGHLKWILHEFCKAFFEVDHINMRFRPSFFPFTEPSLEVDIQCRRDKGEIRFGEGEDWLEILGCGMVHPNVLRACDIDPDVYQGFAWGMGLDRISMLKYGIADLRQLFENDVRWLSHYGFKPLDVPTLAGGLST, encoded by the coding sequence ATGACCGACCTTGCTCAACTCGAATCCCACATCCTCACCGACATCGCCGCCGCCAGGGACGAAACCGCCCTCGAAGCCGTGCGCGTGGCTGCGCTGGGCAAGAAGGGCTCGATCTCCGCGCTGCTCGCAACCCTGGGCAAGATGTCGCCCGAGGAACGCAAGACGCAGGGTGCGGCGATCAACCTCGCCAAGGACAAGGTCACCCAGGCGCTTTCCGCGCGCCGCGACATCCTGAAATCGGCGGCGCTCGATGCCCGGCTTGCATCCGAAACCATCGACGTCACGCTGCCGCTGCGCGAAGCGCCGGCAGAAGCCGGCCGCATCCATCCGCTGAGCCAGGTGTTCGAGGAGGTCAACACGATCTTCGCCGACATGGGATTTGCGATCGCCGAAGGCCCCGATATCGAGACCGACGATTACAACTTCACAAAACTGAATTTCCCCGAGGGACATCCGGCGCGGGAGATGCACGACACGTTCTTCTTCAACCCGAAAGAAGACGGCTCGCGAATGCTGTTGCGCACGCATACGTCGCCGGTGCAGGTGCGCACGATGTTGTCGCAGAAGCCGCCGATCCGCGTCGTCTGCCCGGGCCGTACCTATCGCATCGATTCGGACGCGACGCATACGCCGCAGTTCCATCAGGTCGAGGGCCTCGTCATCGACAAGGGCTCGCATCTCGGCCACCTCAAATGGATCCTGCACGAGTTCTGCAAGGCGTTCTTCGAGGTCGATCATATCAACATGCGGTTCCGCCCGTCGTTCTTCCCGTTCACGGAACCCTCGCTCGAGGTCGACATCCAGTGCCGGCGCGACAAGGGCGAAATCCGTTTCGGCGAAGGCGAGGACTGGCTCGAGATTCTCGGCTGCGGCATGGTGCACCCGAACGTGCTGCGCGCCTGCGACATCGATCCCGACGTCTATCAGGGCTTTGCCTGGGGCATGGGCCTCGACCGTATCTCGATGCTGAAATACGGCATCGCCGACTTGCGGCAATTGTTCGAGAACGACGTCCGCTGGCTTTCGCATTACGGCTTCAAGCCGCTCGACGTCCCGACGCTGGCGGGGGGATTGAGCACGTGA
- the pheT gene encoding phenylalanine--tRNA ligase subunit beta — protein MKFTLSWLKEHLDTDEPLEKLADKLTMIGLEVENIEDKAKALAPFSIARVISAEQHPNADRLRVCMVDTGNGAAPVQVVCGAPNARAGLVSVFSPPGTFIPGKNITLGVGTIRGVESRGMLCSAAELEISEDHDGIMELPADAPIGKGYAEWAGLGDPVLEINLTPNRQDCTGVHGIARDLSAADMGKFIDPGIKPVKGEFPCPVKVTVQDATLCPGFALRLVRGVKNGPSPEWLQKRLTSIGLRPINALVDITNFMTYDRARPLHVFDARKVNGNLTVRRARQGESLLALDGRTYTLDPSICVIADEHGVESLAGIMGGETSGCDENTTDVLIESALWNEINIAQTGRKLGINSDARYRFERGVDPAFMVPGLELATKLVMEMCGGTPSENVVVGNAFGDDRIIDFPLSEVKRLAGIEVSLVEMRRILGHLGFMVAGSGPVVKVAVPSWRTDVHGKADIVEEVVRIVGVDKVPMTPFERGDDARKPVLTTIQLRTRRAKRALAARGMVEAVTWSFISKPHAELFGGGQAELVLANPIASDLSDMRPSLLPGLVAAAQANANRGTSDVALFEVGQIFKGDKPENQFVAASGVRHGFASSKGMGRHWSGSAMTDALDAKADAFAVLAAAGAPMQALQIVSGGPAWLHPGRSGTIQIGPQNVLGYFGELHPRTLEALGADGPLIAFEVILDRIPDAKKKPTRAKPLLELSAFQPVSRDFAFIVDRSVKAGDIVRAAQGVDKKLITDVTVFDVYEGKGIDPDKKSVAIAVTIQPREKTLTDQEIDAVAAKIVAEVTKKTGGTLRA, from the coding sequence ATGAAATTCACGCTCTCCTGGCTGAAGGAACATCTCGACACTGACGAGCCGCTGGAAAAGCTTGCCGACAAGCTGACCATGATCGGGCTCGAGGTCGAGAACATCGAGGACAAGGCGAAGGCCTTGGCGCCGTTTTCGATCGCGCGGGTGATTTCGGCCGAGCAGCATCCGAATGCCGACCGCTTGCGGGTGTGCATGGTCGATACCGGCAACGGCGCTGCACCGGTGCAAGTGGTTTGCGGGGCGCCGAATGCGCGCGCCGGGCTCGTCAGCGTGTTCTCGCCGCCCGGTACCTTCATCCCCGGCAAGAACATCACGCTCGGCGTCGGCACCATCAGGGGCGTCGAAAGCCGCGGCATGCTGTGCTCGGCGGCGGAGCTTGAGATTTCCGAAGACCATGACGGCATCATGGAATTGCCGGCCGATGCACCGATCGGCAAGGGCTATGCCGAGTGGGCAGGCCTCGGCGATCCCGTGCTCGAAATCAATCTGACGCCGAACCGCCAGGACTGCACCGGCGTGCACGGCATCGCGCGCGACCTCTCCGCCGCCGACATGGGCAAGTTCATCGATCCCGGCATCAAGCCGGTCAAGGGCGAATTCCCCTGCCCGGTGAAGGTGACGGTGCAAGACGCCACGCTGTGTCCTGGCTTCGCGCTGCGGCTGGTGCGCGGCGTCAAGAACGGCCCATCGCCAGAGTGGCTGCAGAAGCGGCTGACCTCGATCGGGCTGCGCCCAATCAATGCGCTGGTCGACATCACCAACTTCATGACCTACGACCGCGCCCGGCCGCTGCATGTGTTCGACGCCAGGAAGGTGAACGGCAATCTCACCGTGCGGCGTGCCAGGCAGGGCGAAAGCCTGCTGGCACTCGACGGCCGCACCTACACGCTCGATCCCTCGATCTGCGTGATCGCGGACGAGCACGGCGTCGAATCGCTGGCCGGCATCATGGGCGGCGAGACTTCCGGCTGCGACGAGAACACGACCGACGTGCTGATCGAATCGGCGCTGTGGAACGAGATCAACATCGCGCAGACCGGCCGCAAGCTCGGCATCAATTCGGATGCGCGCTATCGCTTTGAGCGCGGCGTCGATCCGGCCTTCATGGTGCCGGGGCTCGAGCTCGCAACCAAGCTCGTCATGGAGATGTGCGGCGGCACGCCGTCGGAGAACGTGGTTGTCGGCAATGCCTTCGGCGACGACCGCATCATCGATTTCCCGCTGAGCGAGGTCAAACGTCTCGCCGGGATCGAGGTGTCGCTGGTCGAGATGCGGCGCATCCTCGGCCATCTCGGCTTCATGGTCGCCGGCAGCGGCCCGGTGGTGAAGGTCGCCGTCCCCTCCTGGCGCACCGACGTGCACGGCAAGGCCGACATCGTCGAGGAGGTCGTGCGCATCGTCGGCGTCGACAAGGTGCCGATGACGCCGTTCGAGCGCGGCGACGACGCCCGCAAGCCGGTGCTCACCACGATCCAGCTCCGCACCCGCCGCGCCAAGCGCGCACTGGCCGCGCGCGGCATGGTGGAAGCCGTGACCTGGTCGTTCATTTCAAAGCCGCACGCCGAATTGTTCGGCGGCGGACAGGCCGAACTCGTGCTCGCCAACCCGATCGCCTCTGATCTGTCGGACATGCGGCCGAGCCTGTTGCCGGGCCTTGTCGCCGCGGCACAGGCCAACGCCAATCGCGGCACCTCCGATGTCGCACTGTTCGAGGTCGGCCAGATCTTCAAGGGCGACAAGCCCGAGAACCAGTTCGTCGCGGCCTCAGGCGTACGCCACGGCTTCGCATCCTCGAAAGGCATGGGGCGGCACTGGTCCGGCTCTGCCATGACCGATGCGCTCGACGCCAAGGCTGATGCCTTCGCGGTGCTCGCGGCCGCCGGCGCGCCGATGCAGGCGCTGCAGATCGTCTCCGGTGGACCTGCTTGGCTGCATCCGGGGCGCTCCGGCACCATCCAGATCGGACCGCAGAACGTGCTGGGCTATTTCGGCGAGCTGCATCCGCGCACGCTGGAAGCGCTCGGCGCCGACGGACCGTTGATAGCATTCGAAGTCATCCTCGACCGCATTCCTGACGCCAAGAAGAAGCCGACCCGCGCCAAGCCGCTGCTCGAACTCTCCGCGTTCCAGCCAGTGTCGCGCGACTTTGCCTTCATCGTCGATCGCAGCGTGAAGGCCGGAGATATCGTCCGTGCGGCGCAGGGCGTGGACAAGAAGCTGATCACGGACGTGACCGTATTCGACGTCTACGAAGGCAAGGGCATCGATCCGGACAAGAAGTCGGTCGCTATCGCCGTGACGATCCAGCCGCGCGAAAAGACCCTGACGGACCAGGAGATCGACGCGGTGGCGGCGAAGATCGTGGCCGAGGTGACGAAGAAGACCGGCGGCACGCTGCGGGCATGA
- a CDS encoding sulfite exporter TauE/SafE family protein, which yields MNPAALIPPDVGINAAIAICAVAFVSGTARGFSGFGSALIFMPLASSIADPRLVAALLLIIDFVAAAPLLPGAWQKADRRATAIMVTGALIGVPIGTYFLSRLEPVTTRWIISGFVFALLLLLLSGWRYRGKDHAAVSIGIGGLAGFCSGLAQTGGPPIVGYWLGRPLPSVIARANIVLFFGASDFFSGVSYAAAGLITLDAIKFAFVVGPVYAIGVWFGASLFGKASETIFRAICYALIAAAVIFGLPALDGVLR from the coding sequence ATGAACCCCGCGGCGCTCATTCCACCTGACGTCGGCATCAACGCGGCGATCGCGATCTGCGCGGTCGCCTTCGTCTCGGGGACGGCGCGCGGATTTTCCGGGTTTGGCTCGGCGCTGATCTTCATGCCGCTCGCAAGCTCCATCGCCGACCCGCGGCTGGTCGCGGCGCTATTACTAATCATCGATTTCGTCGCCGCCGCACCGCTGCTGCCGGGCGCGTGGCAAAAGGCCGACCGCAGGGCGACCGCCATCATGGTAACAGGCGCGCTGATCGGCGTCCCCATTGGCACCTATTTCCTGAGCCGGCTTGAACCCGTGACGACGCGCTGGATCATTTCCGGCTTCGTCTTTGCACTATTGCTGCTGTTGCTGTCGGGCTGGCGCTACCGCGGCAAGGACCACGCGGCGGTCTCGATCGGCATCGGCGGGCTGGCCGGCTTTTGCAGCGGGCTAGCCCAGACCGGCGGCCCGCCGATCGTCGGCTACTGGCTCGGCCGCCCGCTTCCATCCGTGATCGCCCGCGCCAATATCGTGCTGTTCTTCGGCGCTTCGGATTTCTTTTCCGGCGTCAGCTACGCCGCGGCCGGACTGATCACGCTGGACGCAATCAAGTTCGCGTTCGTGGTCGGTCCGGTCTATGCGATCGGCGTCTGGTTCGGCGCCTCGCTGTTCGGCAAGGCCAGCGAAACCATATTCCGCGCGATCTGCTATGCGCTGATCGCGGCCGCGGTGATCTTCGGCCTGCCGGCGCTGGATGGCGTGCTGCGGTAG
- a CDS encoding adenine nucleotide alpha hydrolase yields MARPKALISWSSGKDSAFALHEVMRAGEFDVVGALTAVTETFGRVSIHGVRQEILQAQCEAARLPQRIVPIPYPCPNEIYEARMGEAVAQAVADGITHMIFGDLFLADIRAYREQKLAGTGITPVFPLWERPTRELAQAMIASGLEAHIATVDLKKLPAEFAGRTFDAALLADLPEGVDACGENGEFHTCVVAGPMFSRRLAVTSGERVERDGYAYCDLVMGTVS; encoded by the coding sequence ATGGCACGCCCGAAAGCATTGATATCCTGGTCGAGCGGCAAGGATTCGGCCTTTGCGCTGCATGAGGTCATGCGCGCGGGAGAGTTCGATGTGGTCGGCGCGCTGACCGCGGTGACCGAGACATTCGGCCGGGTATCGATCCACGGCGTGCGGCAGGAGATATTGCAGGCGCAATGCGAGGCCGCTCGTTTGCCGCAGCGGATCGTGCCGATTCCCTATCCCTGCCCGAACGAGATTTACGAAGCGCGGATGGGCGAGGCGGTCGCGCAGGCCGTTGCCGATGGGATCACGCACATGATCTTCGGCGATCTGTTTCTCGCTGACATCCGCGCCTATCGCGAACAGAAGCTCGCAGGCACCGGCATCACGCCGGTGTTTCCCCTGTGGGAGCGGCCGACGAGAGAACTGGCGCAGGCGATGATCGCAAGCGGGCTGGAAGCGCATATCGCCACCGTCGATCTGAAGAAGTTGCCGGCGGAGTTTGCCGGCCGCACATTCGATGCGGCGCTGTTGGCCGATTTGCCCGAAGGCGTCGACGCTTGCGGCGAGAACGGCGAGTTTCATACTTGCGTGGTGGCGGGGCCGATGTTTTCGCGACGGCTTGCGGTGACATCAGGCGAACGCGTCGAGCGCGACGGATATGCGTATTGCGATCTGGTGATGGGCACAGTGTCGTAG
- a CDS encoding NAD(P)/FAD-dependent oxidoreductase: MTMTRRHFLSASAALAATPVFSGGRAGAAPLPREADIVVIGAGAAGIAAARRIMAANRKVIVVEAASQIGGRCQTDISTFDVPFDRGARWMHNPETNPMIKLARAAGLEITTAPSGQKIRIGRRNARAGETEEFLAALVRANRAIDDAARRFDVSCASVLPKDLGDWAGTAEFVLGAGFSGKDLKDVSVGDKSRAQDRNTVIGCRQGLGTLIAKLGEQVPLSLSTPANRIVWSNRDVSVETPAGKIAARAAVVTVSTNVLAAGNIKFAPDIPKRALDAASKLSLGSYDRIALQMPGNPLGLARDDVVIEQSNSTRTALMSANMGGSSLCTIDVGGSFGRDLSVQGEKAMVAFAVEWLTKLFGSEAAAAVKKSSATRWDAAPFALGAMSAAGPGAQSSRKVLAEPFGCIYLAGEATHETLWGTIDGAWESGERAAEAALRRIGALKGPEPEARPAKQRRRGSSTN, encoded by the coding sequence ATGACAATGACTCGCCGCCACTTTCTGTCGGCGTCAGCGGCATTGGCGGCAACTCCGGTGTTTTCCGGGGGGCGCGCGGGAGCAGCCCCCTTGCCGCGCGAAGCCGACATTGTTGTGATCGGCGCGGGTGCGGCCGGCATTGCTGCGGCGCGGCGGATCATGGCGGCGAACCGAAAGGTGATCGTGGTGGAGGCGGCGAGCCAGATCGGCGGCCGCTGCCAAACCGACATCTCGACCTTCGACGTGCCGTTCGATCGCGGCGCGCGCTGGATGCACAATCCCGAGACCAATCCGATGATCAAGCTGGCGCGCGCCGCGGGCCTCGAGATCACGACCGCGCCCTCGGGCCAGAAGATCCGCATCGGCCGCCGCAACGCCCGCGCCGGCGAGACCGAGGAATTTCTCGCCGCGCTGGTGCGCGCCAACCGCGCCATCGACGATGCCGCGCGCCGGTTCGACGTCTCCTGCGCCTCCGTGCTGCCGAAGGATCTCGGCGACTGGGCCGGCACGGCGGAGTTCGTGTTGGGTGCCGGCTTCTCGGGCAAGGACCTGAAAGATGTCTCCGTCGGCGACAAGTCCCGCGCGCAGGATCGCAATACCGTGATCGGGTGTCGTCAGGGATTGGGCACGCTGATCGCAAAGCTCGGCGAGCAGGTGCCGCTGTCGCTGTCGACACCGGCCAATCGCATCGTCTGGAGCAACCGCGATGTCAGCGTGGAAACGCCGGCGGGCAAGATCGCCGCGCGTGCCGCTGTTGTCACCGTGTCGACCAACGTGCTGGCCGCCGGCAATATCAAGTTCGCGCCTGACATCCCGAAGCGTGCGCTCGACGCCGCCTCGAAACTGAGTCTCGGCAGCTATGACCGGATCGCGTTGCAAATGCCGGGCAACCCGCTGGGGCTGGCGCGCGACGACGTCGTCATCGAGCAGAGCAATTCGACCAGGACGGCGCTGATGTCAGCCAATATGGGCGGCTCCTCGCTTTGCACGATTGACGTTGGCGGCTCGTTCGGCCGCGATCTCTCCGTACAGGGCGAGAAGGCCATGGTGGCGTTCGCGGTGGAATGGCTGACGAAGCTGTTCGGCAGCGAGGCGGCAGCGGCCGTGAAGAAATCGAGCGCGACGCGCTGGGACGCCGCGCCGTTCGCGCTCGGCGCGATGTCGGCGGCCGGTCCCGGCGCGCAATCCTCGCGAAAGGTTTTGGCCGAACCGTTCGGCTGCATCTATCTCGCCGGCGAGGCGACCCATGAAACACTGTGGGGAACGATCGACGGTGCCTGGGAAAGCGGCGAGCGCGCTGCGGAAGCGGCGTTGCGGCGGATCGGGGCGTTGAAGGGCCCGGAGCCGGAGGCGCGGCCGGCAAAGCAGCGGCGGCGCGGATCCTCGACCAACTGA